DNA sequence from the Pseudophryne corroboree isolate aPseCor3 chromosome 6, aPseCor3.hap2, whole genome shotgun sequence genome:
GGAACAGGgattacattgctgtgtgtgtatattagtgtatgaggtataatagtgatataatatgtaatataacagagatcagggattacagtgctgtgtgtgtatattagtgtatgaggtataatagtgatataatatgtaatataacagagatcagggattacagtgctgtgtgggtatattagtgtatgaggtataatagtgatataatatgtaatataacagagatcagggattacagtgctgtgtgtgtatattagtgtatgaggtataatagtgatataatatgtaatataacagggatcagggattacagtgctgtgtgtgtatattagtgtatgaggtataatagtgatataatatgcaatataacagggatcagggattacagtgctgtgtgtgtatattagtgtatgaggtataatagtgatataatatgcaatataacagggatcagggattacagtgctgtgtgtgtatattagtgtatgaggtataatagtgatataatatgcaatataacagggatcagggattacagtgctgtgtgtgtatattagtgtatgaggtataatagtgatataatatgtaatataacaatgatcagggattacagtgctgtgtgtgtatattagtgtatgaggtataatagtcatataatatgtaatataacagagatcagggattatagtgctgtgtgtgtatattagtgtatgaggtataatagtgatataatatgcaatataacagggatcagggattacagtgctgtgtgtctatattagtgtatgaggtataatagtgatataatatgcaatataacagggatcagggattacagtgctgtgtgtgtatattagtgtatgaggtataatagtgatataatatgcaatataacagggatcagggattacagtgctgtgtgtgtatattagtgtatgaggtataatagtgatataatatgtaatataacaatgatcagggattacagtgctgtgtgtgtatattagtgtatgaggtataatagtcatataatatgtaatataacagagatcagggattatagtgctgtgtgtgtatattagtgtatgaggtataatagtgatataatatgtaatataacagagatcagtgattacagtgctgtgtgtgtatattagtgtatgaggtataatagtgatataatatgtaatatagcagagatcagggattacagtgctgtgtgtgtatattagtgtatgaggtataatagtgatataatatgtaatataacagggatcagggattacagtgctgtgtgtatattagtgtatgagatataatagtgatataatatgtaatataacagGGATCAGGgattacattgctgtgtgtgtatattagtgtatgaagtataatagtgatataatatgtaatataacagGGATCAAGgattacattgctgtgtgtgtatattagcgtATGAGGTATAATAttgatataatatgtaatataacagagatcagggattacattgctgtgtgtgtgtattagtgtatgaggtataatagtgatgtaatatgtaatataacagggatcagggattacagtgctgtgtgggtatattagtgtatgaggtataatagtgatataatatgtaatataacagGGATCAGGgattacattgctgtgtgtgtatattagtgtatgaggtataatagtgatataatatgtaatataacagGGATCAGGgattacattgctgtgtgtgtatattagcgtATGAGGTATAATAttgatataatatgtaatataacagagatcagggattacattgctgtgtgtgtgtattagtgtatgaggtataatagtgatataatatgtaatataacagagatcagggattacagtgctgtgtgtgtgtattagtgtatgaggtataatagtgatgtaatatgtaatataacagagatcagggattacattgctgtgtgtgtgtgtattagtgtatgaggtataatagtgatataatttgtaatataacagagatcagggattacagtgctgtgtgtgtgtattagtgtatgaggtataatagtgatataatatgtaatataacagagatcagggattacagtgctgtgtgtgtgtattagtgtatgaggtataatagtgatataatatgtaatataacagagatcagggattacagtgctgtgtgtgtatattagtgtatgaggtataatagtgatgtaATATGTAATATATCAGGGATCAGGgattacattgctgtgtgtgtatattagcgtATGAGGTATAATAttgatataatatgtaatataacagagatcagggattacattgctgtgtgtgtgtattagtgtatgaggtataatagtgatataatatgcaatataacagagatcagggattacagtgctgggtgtatattagtgtatgaggtataatagtgatataatatgtaatataacagGGATCAGGgattacattgctgtgtgtgtatattagtgtatgaggtttaatagtgatataatatgtaatataacagggatcagggattacagtgctgtgtgtgtatattagtgtatgaggtataatagtgatataatatgtaatataacagggatcagggattacagtgctgtgtgtgtatattagtgtatgaggtatatgcAGTGGCACGTTGCGTGGCACTGCTGTAAGCACAGTAAATAACACTTTTACAAATTGTGGAATGCTGAAGGATATAAACATACTaaatacctggtgtaatgtgtataaagggctctgctctactgtggtgtaatgcgtgCAACAGGATGTAGTTAATTAATAtccaggctgtcgggatcccggcgttcaggataacgACGCCAAGAACCATCTGGTTCGCCCCATCGATGTCAACAGCATTTGACATTGGCCACAAacacactagggatggccattactGCAGTTAAAATCAATGGTTACCATCAATGGCATTATAGCAAGCAGCCATTGATGGTAACCACATATGCAATGGatggcccatgggccaatcagaagTTGGGGAGAAAATAATATTTACAGAGAAATgaaagacatggggggtaattcagaactgatcgtagcagcaattttgttagcagttgggcaaaaccatgtgcagtgcaggtggggcagatataacatgtgcagagagagttagatttgggtggggtgtgttcaaactgaaatctaaattgcagtgtaaaaataaagcagccagtatttaccctgcatagaaacaaaataaccgacccaaatctaactttctctacacatgttatatctgccccacctgcagtgcacatggttttactcatctgataacaaaattgctgctacgatcagttctgaattacctccCATGGTGATCCAATTGTGATTATATATGTATCACTAAGACTCCCACCTATGAAGCAAAGTAATTTTGGGGTTAATAGAGGTATGAAAAAGCATCAACTCTAAATATGCACCATATGAAAAAGCATCAATCCTTAATATGCACCGGTGCATTTTTCATACCTCTATTAACCCCAAAATGACTGTGGTTCATGGGTGGGAGTCTTagtgatacatactgtatataatcatTCTTGGCAACCACGCAGTTTTGTAATAAACGTAAAGATAGAACATCCAAACCCAAAGGATTCTAAACCATTAAATAGTGAATTCATGGTCACTTTATGGTGGTCTCACAATGGGTCTCTCTTAGATATCATCCTGTAAGGTTGTGCAAAGAGGTTTTTTACATTTGTAACAGCtttaagttagagatgagcgggttcgattttaATCAGATTGActcgggtatttcgggttttgcttattggctatccaaaacgcgtgacaaccgtgatccaataagatgccgtttcgagccccgagtaaatacaagtaaaaccgaacctgctcatctctactataagtgTGTAATTCCATCATCAAGGTCTCTCACTGTATGTGCTGACTGTACAAAGGATCACAAACTGTATCTACAGATGGAACCCTCTTCATCTtgtcctttaataggattaactgagccagggcagtcggacttaatcccctcctgtattgtattgcagctgagaagaataggtgaaaggcttatgctaataaaccttggtgcacctaggcacagcagagaagccaagatgagcgtggctccatctgtatattgtatAAATGTTAGAATCTTGTAGAGATGGGTTATTGATAATACTTTTGGTGATTGAATGTACGTACCTTTATTCTTTGTACAAAGAGCATGTACAAACTCCAACAGTACTCGCATGGTAAAAACtatgtacatatatgtactaatggtCTATGATGTTATGATTCCACAGAGACTGTTTATAGATGCCTCATTTTTTGAATAcgcatatgtatttattttttatatgtattgcATAGAGAGTACATAAAAACTCCAACAAATCGCTCTACTTAGAAAAAACTGAAATGATTCACACTGGACATGTATAGAATGAGTGCTTGAGGGGGGCAGCCATATCTCCACATATTAAATGTATCAGGTGATAAATATTTTGGGATATTTTCCGGATACCGAACATATTTTCGCTATCTATGATATAAATAATTGGATGTAAACTTGATCACATTGTTTAGTCTTAATCTATTATGTCACACAATGCCTAGGattttaaataaatgaataaaagttTTTTTAAACTAATTTATCTTAAAGTGTGCCCCAGATTAGGCTTATAGTTCTTCTTTTTTTACACCTTTgtaaaaatactttctttataTCCTTTCATACAGCATGAAGTAGTCTGTccatggggctcattccgagttgatcgcaagaagctgctttttgcagcccatgtgatcaactagtcgctgcctatgggggaggaatttgtgcatagcaaggctgtgatcgcttgtgtagccctgctatgcaaaaatatcttgtgcagtttctaagtagctatggacttacttacctgctgcaatgtcttcagcctgttcggtcccagaattgacatcagacacctgccctgtaaacgcctggacacgcctgcgttggactcaccactcccagaaaacggtgagttgccaccctggaacgccttctacctgtcaatcttcttgcgattgctgcTGCAATCACTTTATTCATAAGCAGCATCGCTGCCTAGCAACGGCCATCACTGGGCAACaaagtgcgtgcacattgcggccgccgtgcatgctccagaacgacccgttcgcaccgctgtgagAAGcttcagcgtgcgaatgggtcggaatgacccccatggtctgcaAAGCTCTTATTTGAATATTACATGatacactggccacccagtggtgaaactcagAATTGCAACTTTGCTACCCAGCAGACTGTACGGCAGGAACACATCATGTCAAGCCATGTCAGGCCAAATTGAGTGCCATGACGCCATTTTCAGTAATctgtatatggacacatctgtagcaaagTCTATGGTACAATAAATGGTGCTAATTGGTGCAAATGGAGGATAGGTGTATGTgcaagggtgtagttaccataggtgtagggagtgcagctgctatagggccaatAGTTGAGAGGGCCTCACTTTCCCTGTCAAATTTACATGAGATACATATATTTTTGCCCATTGAATAGTATATATTTCAACCCTTACAACTTtgccttggggtctgcaatatattcaattatatatataattatgtccCTGGAccttattgtaatgtggtataacataAACTTGATGAAatcataatgttatataatatgaactttgACAATGTAATGTGTCACATAATGatttggaggcactatagtgtggcataaggcACTGTAATGTAACATTGTATGAACTGGAAACATTGTAGATATAGGGCTTGATACTATTAGCTGTGATGATATTGCAGGTTCAAATCATTGTGGCAGCGGCCGCACTTTATGGCAGcctgaatttgcacaaaagttcTCAGTTCCCCATAGGGCTCcaagcacttttgtgcaaattcagCCCATGAAGGGTGTGAGATCAGGTGCCGTAGCTCACGTTTAAACACTATGGCACATTGCACTCTTCGCAGGTAATTGAAGAAACCCCATAATGTGGATTGGGGGTCCTTTAATGCATAATATatactggcagctctacaatgtgacatgACATGAACTGGAGCACTACTATGGCTCAGGAAATAAAGTAGGGTTCTTTTATGGGGCAAAAAATTAAcatctgctgtggagaggtgtctctatacaagcattgggacagtggccccttcaaaatgttgctattagTGCCACAAagctctggctatgcccctgtgttTATGGACACATCCATGAGTCCAGCTGTACTGTAACTGTCACATACAGTCATAGATCCATGAGTACAGCTGTACTGTAACTGTCGCAtacagcgaggaagtagtctgtgactgataaaaacatttaaagattaataagtcaccaggtcccgatggtattcacccaagggttctaatggagcttcacgctaaacttgcaaaaccactatttttgatctttaagaattcagtaatatcaggtatggttcccaaagactttcGTAtaacggaagtagtgcctatattcaaaaagggaagaaaagctgaaccaggtaattatagaccagtggggaaagtattggaaggtattctaagagatagtatttagaagctccttgaagtcaataaggtcattaaatggaatcaacatgggtttatgaaggacagatcctgttaaaccaacttacttggcttttatgaaacagtaagcacaaacctagatcagggtaaagaggtggatgtaatctttttagattttgccaaagcgttcgatactgtaccacacatgagacttatctacaagctacaagaatcagggctaggaagcacaatatgcacttgggtcaaaaactggttagatactagggaacagcgcgttgtggttaatggatctttttcaaattggactgaagtgctaagtagtgtgacacaaggctcagtattaggacagctattgttcaatattttcattaacgacctaacagaaggtctatagAACATGGTGTCaaattttgcagatgataccaaattgtgtaaagttatgaatgcggagggggatgctgagtcgcttcagaacgacttagttaaattagaagcttgggcagccaaatggagaatgcacttcaatacagccaagtgtaaggtaatgcactgtggtaaaaaGAACAaatattacacctacctactaaatggggtaaaattaggggattctgtactggaaaaggacttaggtgtcctcatagatagcaaactaagcagtagtacccaaagtaggactgcagcaaagaaggctaataagatattagcatgcataaaacggggaattgatgctagggatgagagtattatactcctattatataaatcacttgtgaggccacacttgaatactgtgtacaattctgggcaccatactacaaaaaggatttcctggagctagaaaaggttcagaggcgggcgaccaaactaattaagggtatggagatgctggaatacgagataaggcttgcaagactaggcatgattacactggaaaagaggagattaagaggagacatgatcaacatttacaaatatataaggggacaatatacagatcttgcacaggacctgtttttggttagatcaacacagagaaatcatggacactcgctcaggttagaggagacgagattccgcacaatatggcgtaaaggtttttttacggtaaggacgataccgtgtttggaattccctacctgagggtgttgtaatggccgactcagtcaacacctttaagaatgggttagataaattcctaatgaataaggatatccagggttacggggcatagtcacgcactatggttattataaaaaagaggggtaaaacgtaacggcagtcatcaacatcagtcaaatttttatacaaaataatcctgcataagagaccacaaataggttgaactcgatggacaattgtcttttttcaaccttagatactatgttactatgttacttactTGTGGACATGAGAAATTTGCAGTTAATTGAAGTGATCCTATAGAAAGAAACTGAGAGGAGCTGCTGGAACTCACTACTGGATAGAGATCTCTTTCCCCTACTAGTCCCAGCACCTGCATGAGCAGATCAGCTGTATATTATAGAGATCAGTGGCACTACCAGATGCACCATCAACACTTACACCAGACACATTGTTctttttttatgttatttataCTCTATTTATTACTTCAGTTACTTCATTTTATGTTCTAATTGTTCTAATTGTTTGATGATATTGTTTAATATGGATAATCTTACttttataaaaatacaaaaaatatgattTAAGACAGTGCACTGCACCGAGAAACTGATCCCAGATTTTTTTATATACTATTGTATTAGGtgtcagtagtagcgccccttatgtgATGAGAGTGTAAGAATTATAATTACAAATACATAAATAATCATTTCAGTAATTTTGGGGAATTTTACCATGCATATTGTTTATTACATTATACTGGTGCAGAGGTGCAACTCTAGATCCTTCTCTTCTCTGGTCTTTAACAATATTGATTTATATATAAACACTTGTGACATTCAGAAAATAAAAATGTCCTCACTTGTAACTATATTGAAGTAAAACAAGATAACATGTTTATCAAGCATGTCCTACAGTCAGGCCCTCAGAGTGACTCCCCATGTGATTAATACTTGTGAGTGTTATCTTTCTAGTTAAAAACTTGCTGCATTCAAAACATTTATATGGTTCCTCTAATGTGAGACTCCTTATGGTTAACAAGATGTGACCTTTGgctaaaacacttgctgcattcagagcattgaaatggtttctctcctgtgtgattcctctgatgtacaacaagatttGACTTCAGGTAAAAACACttactgcattcagaacatgtaaatggtctctctcctgtgtgactcctctgatgtataacaagatgcgaCTTTAGGGTaaaacatttgctacattcagaacatgtaaatggtctctctcctgtgtgactcctctgatgtataacaagatgtgacatTCGGGTAAAACACTTgcagcattcagaacatgtaaatggtctctctcctgtgtgactcctctgatgtgtgagaagctctgatttatatgtaaagcatttgtcacactcagagcacagatgtggtttctctcctgtgtgattcCTCTGATGTCTGAGAagatgtgatttatatgtaaagcatttgtcacactcagagcacagatgtggtttctctccaGTAAGACTCATAATGTATTAGATAAGATAATTAGCTTCCTAAGGCTTCTCCTTAACAAAATAAATGTTTTTGAGAATCCTTAAGAAGTTTCTAAAGAAATGATGTCTGTAGTTGGCTTGACCAGAGAACAATGTCTCTATTATATCTTCTTATATTCTTAGAGGGAATCTTGCTCCTTTTTTGTCCTGCAAGAAATAGATCACATTTAAAAGCATTAAGGTTACTGTtataaatctgtttgtacagtaatAATGTTATATTGTTTAAGAAATAAgacattatattatattacattatatttATGTACACTGAGAAATTTGATCCAGTCTTTCGTCATTCTTTTAAAATATTTGTAAATTGTCAAATTGCTATATCCCCAATTCCAGTTACATGTGCCGCACAGAGGCCTCTACATTCCTGCAGCAGATGCCAATACTTAATGCCCATACACAATAGGCAATTTTGAGATACAAACCtcctagtgtgtgtatgtatggccaTGAGAGCAGTGAgtgctgatgcgtgctcccgcatcTTCAATGGCAGACGCCATCCATCTGCCTGTTTTACCGgccaagtgaaccactttccacagtctcctattgTGGATAGTGGTTCTTCCCCGTGAACATTGTTGGCCcaggtgaaaatcgctcagtgtgtatgcacagagcaagtttcctgccagcgatgttcacatcatcattgtgcatacacactgggcaaaaactctcagtgtgtatgcaccttaagatgtgATCTCTAAATGTTTCCATAATGATTGTATAATCCTCCTACTCTCACCTCAGAATGTACAGATTACACATTACTCACCTCCTGCACTGACCATATGTGGGTAACACACGTTACTGATCCTGTCACACCTACTGTCAGCTGATGCACCAGGATGCACACACCATTGTAATGGGGGAAATGTGAACATATGACAGTAAAAGTGGGGGAACTACTGAAGACAATAGAGAAGGTTACCTCCAGATGCCTGACCTGAATAGGgcaacctcctccattgcccttccTGTTTCTGCCATAGTAGTTGTAGAGCCCCCTCTGGAATCTGGAGGATCTGCAGTGCAGCAGGCTACTAAGAGTCAGGTGCACATACTACAGTGCATGTCCTGCCCTACCTCCTCTATCTGCTCATCATCCCTCCATGGCTCTTACTCACAAGGTGGGCCCTGTTTCCACTGATCTGGAGTTGAGAACAGTGAGCATGGGGCAGCACACTGCAGCCAGATGGTGGGATCTTTGTTCAGCAACAGGTGGTGCATAGGGAGGAAGGTGTAGGATGTCTGTGTTGTAGTGTTTGAGGGGGGAGGGGTGTCCGGGTATTTCTAGGACATTGATAGTGCACTTCAGGGCTGATGGTAGTGAATAAGAGTATGAGGGCTGCTCATGTGTTGGTAGTGAATTAAAGGCCAGAAAGATGTTCTGAGCTCAGCGGGGGTGTTAGTACTAGTAAATTAGGAGGGCTGGTTCTGGACTTGGGGTTGATGGTGAATGATGGTTTGGTGATTGTTAAATAAGGGGGAAATCTGGGAGCATACTTATGTGCatacttatgtgtgtgtgtgtgtgtgtgtgtgtgtgtgtgtgtttatgtgtaagtGCTGGCAACAATCAATATTTCACCTCCAGGCACCTCTTACTAACTAATTTGCCTACCCAGTTATTCTGCTCTGTGTGATGTCTGCAGAAGAAACAGTGATCATTGTTACATGAAATACCTGATTTTTAAAGGGTAAAAATGGAATTTCTGTGTAACACGCTGGGTCACTGACAGAATATATACAGCTATGTTATACACACATGATACATGACTGATAAACAATGTATAGCTGCCACACTAATGATCTAATAATTTGGGCCTAATTTGTAGTAATTGCTCAGCAAATAGTTTGATTATAAGATTATGTGACAACTAGATTTTTTTCTGCAGGTTTTAGGAGACAAACTATAAATGTCCATCAATATATTTACACATTTAGTATGAGTTTACATTCATTTGTATAATACTTCATGAATATCTAACTTCACTGTAACTCATAGAAACATATAGATTATGTAATGTAAATgttatatttcattatttttgtaTTGGGGGTTATTGCAATacaatattaataaataatatGTAATACAGATGATAAAATTTAGAGTAGTGTATcctttttaaatagaaacagtttaTATTGCTTTACTAACTTTATAACCTTTGCTAAGATAACATTTTTGAAGTATTGATAACAAGACAATATCTATAATGTAATATCTATAAATGttgtatacatataaatatatcctAATCTATAATATTATCACCTTACTCTGGAGAATATTCCTCTGTCTCTATCTTACTCCACCATCCATCCAGCTCTGCAACCAGTAACTCATCCAGCAGCTCCTCCATCAGCTATCAGTGGCCTGATACAGCCTATTTATAGCCCTTcctccccatctctccccagtAATTCCCAGGATGGGCAGAAATAATTCTTACACTGAGAGGTGACATGTAAATGAGGGTGTCATAACATTATATAgtcattcagcacatcagcttctcgtGCCCAGCTCCTTGTCTTGTAAATGAGGTGTAAATATTCATAAAGTCACTTAATATAATGGAAAATGCTAATGGCACCCTTACAGGGTAACACCTTGCATTCTAATTACATAACAGCAGCCTCTGGCCTCCTGTTATGTCAGCAAAGGGACCTTTTGTTTAGGAGTCACCTATTGTCCAGGAAGAGTTTAAGCAGAAAGAGCTGTT
Encoded proteins:
- the LOC134934267 gene encoding oocyte zinc finger protein XlCOF22-like, which gives rise to MSFTREKLHLCSECDKRFTCKSALLTHQRSHTGERPFTCSECSKCFSLKSNLVKHQRSHTGEKPYKCSECSKCFSLKSDLNNHQRTHTGERPFTCSECSKCFSIKSNFVTHQRSHTGEKPYKCSECSKCLGSKEGLVIHQRSHTGEKPYKCSECSKCFTQRSHLVSHQGLTGEKPHLCSECDKCFTYKSHLLRHQRNHTGEKPHLCSECDKCFTYKSELLTHQRSHTGERPFTCSECCKCFTRMSHLVIHQRSHTGERPFTCSECSKCFTLKSHLVIHQRSHTGERPFTCSECSKCFYLKSNLVVHQRNHTGEKPFQCSECSKCFSQRSHLVNHKESHIRGTI